One genomic window of Thermodesulfobacteriota bacterium includes the following:
- a CDS encoding glycosyltransferase, with the protein MEFFWIICGFTFLGIAGFGLQILAVRSYVPRPQRPGQGSEEPPFAPPISILKPLNGLDDHLFDNLASFCEQDYAQFEILFSLQDPNDPARRVVQKIKEKFPDREISITIEACEEGWNPKVNNMLPAYRKARYPYLLISDSNVMVDRDYLKSIVQPMKDPQTGLVTNLIKGVGAKTLGSLFENLHLNSFILGNVCFLQKYLKIPCVIGKSMLLRKSDLEALGGLSAFKDILAEDHFIGMKIKERGQKVVLSNHLISNVNEYWGLRRFMNRHLRWGKMRWKILGYKYLSELIGNPVLLSMAALLLDGPSKRAFLVIGLTSLLKTLGDYHLGRRIGVSLSPLAYGLSPIKDLVIGLIWFLSIANDTVVWRGKRFAIGPNTVLSPKSPKGIRPWRYRLGGRIAVGGS; encoded by the coding sequence ATGGAGTTCTTCTGGATCATCTGTGGATTTACCTTTCTCGGGATCGCGGGATTTGGCCTCCAGATCCTCGCCGTTCGTTCCTATGTCCCAAGACCGCAACGACCGGGACAAGGGTCAGAGGAGCCTCCTTTTGCTCCTCCCATCTCGATCCTCAAGCCCTTGAACGGTCTGGATGACCACCTCTTCGATAATCTGGCCAGCTTTTGCGAGCAGGATTACGCCCAATTTGAAATTCTCTTTTCCCTCCAGGATCCCAACGATCCGGCCCGTCGGGTGGTCCAAAAGATCAAGGAGAAATTCCCGGACCGGGAGATCTCCATCACCATCGAGGCCTGTGAGGAGGGGTGGAACCCGAAAGTGAACAACATGCTTCCCGCCTATCGAAAGGCCCGCTACCCTTATCTGCTGATCAGCGACAGCAATGTGATGGTCGACCGGGACTATCTCAAGAGCATCGTCCAGCCCATGAAGGACCCCCAGACGGGTCTGGTGACCAACCTGATCAAAGGGGTCGGCGCCAAGACCCTCGGCTCCCTTTTCGAAAACCTTCATCTGAATTCTTTCATTCTCGGAAACGTCTGTTTTTTACAGAAGTATTTGAAAATCCCCTGCGTCATCGGCAAATCGATGCTCCTGCGGAAATCCGACCTTGAAGCCCTGGGTGGGTTGAGCGCCTTCAAGGATATCCTGGCCGAGGACCATTTCATCGGGATGAAGATCAAGGAACGGGGGCAGAAAGTGGTCCTCTCCAACCACCTGATCAGCAACGTAAACGAGTACTGGGGATTGAGACGCTTCATGAACCGACACTTGAGATGGGGGAAGATGCGTTGGAAGATCCTGGGTTACAAATATCTCTCGGAGCTGATCGGGAACCCCGTCCTCCTCTCCATGGCCGCGCTCCTCCTGGACGGTCCCTCAAAAAGGGCCTTTTTGGTGATCGGGCTGACGAGCCTCCTTAAGACCTTGGGAGACTATCACCTTGGAAGGAGGATCGGAGTTTCTCTCTCCCCCCTCGCCTACGGCCTCTCCCCCATCAAAGATCTTGTGATCGGGCTGATCTGGTTCCTCTCCATCGCCAATGACACGGTGGTCTGGCGGGGGAAACGGTTCGCGATCGGGCCCAATACGGTCTTATCCCCAAAATCGCCCAAAGGAATCCGGCCATGGAGATATCGTTTAGGGGGACGAATTGCGGTTGGAGGGTCATGA
- the metK gene encoding methionine adenosyltransferase, with product MKKDFMFTSESVTEGHPDKLCDQISDAILDRFLQQDPYSRVIVECAVSTAIIFIAARFDSAARLDFPNIARQVVHQIGYDHQTFNAQTCSILTSLKELPHDGAYAFDEQGLSDEEMDRITVKNQVTVFGFACNQTPSLMPLPIWLAHKLARRLAAVRHQKILPYLAPDGKTQVGIEYRQGRPFRLHSITVIAAQKSSPDQGGPDLSSLAQDIQEEVIFPVFQDEEIKPDEKTRIFVNPDGPFYVGGPAVHSGLTGRKNAIDTYGEFSRHSGAALSGKDPTRIDRVGAYAARYAAKNVVAAGLAEECELQLSYSIGLSRPVSIHVETFGTGKVSNEEIVRRLNRHFDFRLAGILRQFKLRYLPGLLKGGFYRKLAAYGHVGRMDIGLPWELTDKAGMLAEG from the coding sequence ATGAAGAAGGATTTCATGTTTACCTCGGAGTCGGTCACGGAAGGACATCCCGACAAATTATGCGATCAGATCAGCGATGCCATCCTGGATCGTTTCCTCCAGCAGGATCCTTATTCAAGGGTGATCGTAGAGTGTGCGGTATCGACCGCCATCATCTTTATTGCGGCCCGATTCGACAGCGCGGCGAGGCTCGATTTCCCCAATATCGCCAGGCAGGTCGTCCACCAGATTGGCTACGATCATCAAACCTTCAATGCCCAGACCTGTAGCATCCTCACCAGCCTGAAGGAACTTCCCCACGATGGGGCCTATGCCTTCGACGAACAGGGCCTTTCGGATGAGGAGATGGATCGCATCACGGTGAAGAACCAGGTCACCGTCTTCGGGTTTGCCTGTAATCAAACCCCCTCCCTGATGCCCCTGCCGATCTGGCTGGCCCATAAGCTGGCCCGGAGATTGGCCGCCGTGAGGCATCAGAAGATCCTCCCCTATCTGGCGCCGGATGGAAAGACCCAGGTCGGGATAGAATATCGACAGGGACGCCCGTTCAGGCTTCACAGCATCACGGTGATCGCTGCCCAGAAGTCCTCTCCGGATCAAGGAGGGCCTGACCTATCCTCTTTGGCCCAAGACATCCAGGAGGAGGTGATCTTTCCCGTCTTCCAGGACGAGGAGATCAAACCCGACGAGAAGACGAGGATCTTCGTCAATCCGGACGGGCCCTTTTATGTCGGAGGCCCGGCGGTCCATTCTGGGTTGACGGGCAGGAAGAATGCGATCGATACCTATGGGGAATTCTCGAGACACAGCGGGGCCGCCCTGAGCGGTAAAGATCCGACTCGAATCGACCGGGTTGGAGCTTATGCGGCCCGTTACGCGGCCAAGAACGTGGTGGCCGCTGGCCTGGCCGAAGAATGTGAACTTCAATTGAGCTATTCGATCGGGCTTTCGAGACCCGTCAGCATCCATGTCGAGACGTTTGGAACGGGAAAGGTCTCCAACGAAGAGATCGTCCGCCGGTTGAACCGGCATTTCGATTTCCGGTTGGCGGGGATCTTGCGCCAATTCAAGCTCCGGTATTTGCCCGGCCTCCTCAAAGGGGGCTTCTATCGGAAGCTGGCGGCTTATGGCCATGTGGGAAGAATGGACATCGGCCTTCCCTGGGAGCTGACCGATAAAGCCGGCATGCTCGCCGAGGGTTGA
- a CDS encoding DUF1571 domain-containing protein → MPLLVLSVLFDLFSTFSTGHAVCLKEWLGQAEEILERTESYTAIFHKQERIKDWLKSKETVRFKFKKPFKVYMQWIEGPGKGREIYYVEGWNKNRILVREPGTFGTVTLHLNPLGRLAMQGSRHPITDAGLGFLVRLFGENLRRGWASGQVAYELLKEEQVYGRRALVIDLRFPRDPRYGYYCYRTLMAIDTQTKVPIRVVAFDWEERLMGDYGYEQLVLDAGLTDDEFRP, encoded by the coding sequence ATGCCCCTGCTTGTTTTATCGGTCTTATTCGACCTGTTCTCGACCTTTTCCACTGGGCACGCGGTCTGTTTAAAGGAGTGGTTAGGTCAAGCCGAGGAGATCCTTGAGCGGACCGAGTCCTATACCGCGATCTTCCATAAGCAGGAGCGGATCAAGGATTGGTTAAAGTCAAAGGAGACCGTCCGGTTCAAATTCAAGAAGCCTTTCAAGGTTTACATGCAGTGGATCGAGGGACCCGGGAAAGGAAGGGAGATCTATTATGTCGAGGGCTGGAACAAGAACCGAATCCTCGTTCGCGAGCCAGGGACCTTCGGCACGGTGACCCTCCACCTCAACCCCCTCGGCCGTCTTGCCATGCAGGGAAGCCGACACCCCATCACCGATGCCGGTCTGGGTTTTCTCGTAAGGCTTTTCGGAGAGAACCTCAGAAGGGGCTGGGCCTCCGGGCAGGTGGCTTATGAACTCCTGAAAGAAGAGCAGGTTTATGGCCGAAGGGCTTTGGTTATTGACCTACGCTTTCCAAGAGATCCCCGCTATGGCTATTATTGCTATCGGACCCTCATGGCCATCGATACCCAGACGAAGGTTCCCATCCGAGTAGTGGCCTTCGACTGGGAAGAGAGGCTCATGGGTGACTATGGCTATGAGCAGCTCGTTCTCGATGCCGGTCTGACCGATGATGAGTTCCGGCCGTGA
- a CDS encoding PHP domain-containing protein: MLLCDFHIHTRYSDGSIELRRVIDLFGQAGFDVIAITDHVFNGKSAYGKLAHRFRFSVREENFDAYLEHIREEAKRAWDRYGLLVLPGVEITKSSFSSDQAAHVLLIDLKSFISAEWEFERIFLEAKRQDALIIACHPHHSSELLALDTLYLWHHRKRYAPYIDAWEIANRDDVFNVISLKKFPYIAGSDFHRPRHLYSWKTMLDCEKDVQAVKQCIRSNRGVAITLFRNGTPW, encoded by the coding sequence ATGCTGCTCTGCGACTTCCATATCCATACGAGGTATTCGGACGGTTCGATTGAATTGAGAAGGGTGATCGACCTTTTCGGTCAGGCCGGGTTCGATGTCATTGCCATCACAGATCATGTGTTCAACGGAAAGAGCGCCTATGGGAAACTTGCCCATCGCTTCAGGTTCTCTGTCCGAGAGGAGAATTTCGACGCCTATCTCGAGCACATCCGGGAAGAGGCGAAACGGGCATGGGATCGCTATGGATTGCTCGTCCTTCCGGGCGTCGAGATCACCAAGAGCTCCTTCTCCTCCGATCAGGCGGCCCATGTCCTGCTGATCGATCTCAAATCGTTCATTTCCGCCGAATGGGAATTCGAAAGGATCTTTCTTGAGGCCAAAAGGCAGGACGCCCTCATCATCGCCTGCCACCCCCATCACTCCTCGGAATTGCTGGCCCTGGACACCCTCTACCTCTGGCACCACCGAAAAAGGTACGCCCCTTATATCGACGCCTGGGAGATCGCCAACCGGGACGATGTCTTCAACGTCATCAGCCTGAAGAAATTCCCATATATCGCGGGCAGCGATTTTCACCGGCCGAGGCATCTCTATTCCTGGAAGACGATGCTCGACTGCGAGAAGGACGTCCAGGCGGTCAAGCAATGCATCCGATCCAATCGGGGAGTGGCCATCACCCTTTTTCGCAACGGCACTCCCTGGTGA
- a CDS encoding cation-transporting P-type ATPase — MGLTQIVHAAVEGRVRIKITGLYRSEPLKRFLELRLAALREVRLFSINLLTGKVLILFDPGTSTPTLLTQVERIVSDFYRQSPNKPSSSPCQEGEREVRSPESLLSPPNLSTPRALRKSIRRATEQESRPWHCLSAQSVIEHFGTDRTSGLSCERVQERLKKFGPNLLPESVPRSKWRIFIEQFKSLPVALLGVATVISLATGGLVEALVILSVVAINATIGCWTESQTERIIHSLKSLVRPSALVKRDGLLQEVGVGEIVPGDLLVLRPGTYVAADARLIETSHLSVDESALTGESLPVGKETEPLGDPGLPLADRHNMVYRGTLVTGGQGLAVVVATGRYTEIGQIQMLIGASKPPQTPMERQLQRVGSQLVYLSTAICIAIFLIGLLRGYGLLPMLKLSISLAVAAVPEGLPAVATTTLALGVRNMQRHRALIRHLEAVETLGSVQTICLDKTGTLTLNRMSIKAVHVNGKTYEVSQDRLMENGKTIHPYQSDELLRLVHLSVLCNESEVFEKNGEVLVSGSATENALLSLALAVGVNIQELRARYPLVSIQHRSENRNFMMTLHRTPDPNLALLALKGNPLEVLSLCSRCLINGEEVPLSEEDRLAIEWENQRMAGEALRVLGFAFGLGKANENPSSLMNPEEADSLTDGLVWVGLIGMGDPVRPGVKELIAAFHRTGIDTIMITGDQTPTAYAIGKELNLGRDGPLEILDSTHLNQMDPDVLKALCEKVHVFSRVTPAHKLQIVHALQSAGRVVAMTGDGINDGPALKAADIGVAMGKTGTDVAREVADVVLEDDNLQTMVVAIGQGRTIYNNIQKTVRYLLATNLSEIMVMSAATLGGAGPPLNVIQLLWINLISDIFPGLGLALDPPEPDVFIQPPRDPREPILRRGDFKRIGVSAALLSAGALGAYGYGWARYGVGPRASTLAFMSLCIGQILHALSCRSDQKPLLGLGSADRGLSPNRFLNVAVGGSLALQVAIPFLPGLRRLLGVTPIGFIDAWMIGFSALWPLVIQERLKPG; from the coding sequence ATGGGGTTGACTCAAATCGTTCACGCGGCGGTAGAGGGCAGGGTAAGGATTAAGATCACCGGCCTTTACCGCTCTGAGCCTCTCAAAAGATTCCTTGAACTCCGGTTAGCCGCCCTACGGGAAGTCCGCCTTTTCTCCATCAACCTTCTGACCGGAAAGGTCCTTATCCTTTTCGACCCTGGGACCTCCACCCCAACCCTCCTGACCCAGGTCGAGAGGATCGTCTCCGACTTTTATCGCCAAAGCCCAAACAAACCTTCCTCCTCCCCTTGCCAGGAGGGAGAGCGGGAGGTTCGATCCCCTGAATCCCTCCTCTCCCCTCCAAACCTTTCCACTCCGAGAGCTTTGCGAAAATCGATTCGACGGGCCACCGAGCAGGAGAGCAGACCCTGGCATTGCCTTTCTGCCCAGTCGGTCATCGAGCACTTTGGCACGGATCGGACCAGCGGTTTATCCTGCGAGAGGGTTCAGGAGAGGTTAAAAAAATTTGGCCCAAATCTCCTCCCAGAGTCCGTCCCTCGATCGAAGTGGAGGATCTTCATCGAACAGTTCAAATCCTTGCCGGTGGCCTTGCTTGGAGTGGCCACGGTGATTTCGCTGGCCACCGGCGGCTTGGTGGAAGCCCTGGTGATCCTGAGCGTCGTGGCCATCAATGCCACCATAGGATGCTGGACCGAGAGTCAGACGGAAAGGATCATCCATTCCCTCAAGAGCCTCGTCCGGCCTTCCGCCCTGGTGAAACGGGACGGGCTGCTTCAAGAGGTCGGCGTCGGAGAGATCGTCCCGGGCGATCTCCTCGTACTGCGACCCGGAACCTACGTGGCCGCAGACGCCCGATTGATCGAAACCTCCCATCTCAGCGTAGATGAATCGGCCCTCACCGGCGAGAGCTTGCCCGTGGGGAAAGAGACCGAGCCCTTGGGCGATCCCGGCCTCCCGCTTGCAGACCGACACAACATGGTCTACCGGGGGACTCTGGTGACCGGGGGACAAGGCCTGGCTGTGGTTGTGGCCACGGGAAGATATACGGAAATCGGCCAGATTCAGATGCTGATCGGAGCCTCGAAGCCTCCCCAAACCCCTATGGAACGACAACTTCAAAGGGTCGGGTCGCAGCTTGTCTATCTCAGCACGGCGATCTGCATCGCCATCTTTCTCATCGGCCTTCTCCGGGGATACGGGTTGTTGCCGATGCTGAAACTCTCCATCTCGCTGGCGGTTGCGGCCGTTCCCGAAGGGCTTCCGGCTGTGGCCACCACCACGCTGGCGCTGGGAGTCCGCAACATGCAGAGGCATCGCGCCCTGATCCGGCATCTTGAGGCCGTGGAGACCCTGGGATCGGTCCAAACGATCTGTCTCGACAAGACCGGGACGCTCACGCTCAATCGGATGTCCATCAAAGCCGTTCACGTGAACGGCAAGACCTACGAAGTTTCTCAGGATCGCCTGATGGAAAACGGGAAGACGATTCATCCCTACCAATCCGATGAACTCTTGAGATTGGTCCACCTCTCTGTCTTGTGCAATGAAAGCGAGGTGTTCGAAAAGAACGGGGAGGTTCTGGTTTCCGGCTCCGCTACCGAAAACGCCCTTCTCTCTTTGGCCCTCGCCGTCGGAGTCAATATCCAGGAGTTGAGGGCTCGATATCCCCTGGTGAGCATTCAACACCGCTCGGAAAATCGGAATTTCATGATGACCCTTCACCGGACCCCAGACCCCAATCTGGCCCTTCTCGCCTTGAAAGGCAACCCCCTTGAGGTCTTGTCCCTCTGTAGCCGTTGTCTCATCAACGGGGAGGAGGTCCCCCTGTCTGAAGAAGACCGTCTGGCCATCGAGTGGGAGAATCAACGGATGGCAGGCGAGGCCTTGAGGGTTCTGGGTTTCGCTTTTGGCCTTGGCAAGGCAAACGAAAACCCCTCCTCGCTGATGAACCCAGAGGAGGCGGACTCGCTCACCGATGGGTTGGTCTGGGTCGGGCTGATCGGCATGGGAGACCCGGTGCGGCCCGGCGTGAAGGAGCTGATCGCGGCCTTCCATCGCACGGGCATCGATACGATCATGATCACGGGCGATCAGACCCCCACCGCCTATGCCATCGGCAAGGAACTGAATTTGGGCCGGGACGGGCCGTTGGAGATCCTTGACTCGACGCACCTAAACCAAATGGACCCCGACGTCCTGAAGGCCTTGTGTGAAAAGGTTCATGTCTTTTCGAGGGTCACGCCCGCCCATAAGCTCCAGATCGTCCACGCCCTCCAGAGCGCCGGACGGGTGGTTGCCATGACAGGGGACGGGATCAACGATGGTCCCGCCTTGAAGGCCGCCGACATCGGGGTGGCCATGGGCAAGACCGGAACCGATGTGGCCCGGGAAGTGGCGGATGTCGTGCTGGAGGATGACAATCTCCAGACCATGGTGGTGGCAATCGGACAAGGAAGGACGATTTACAACAATATCCAGAAAACGGTCCGTTATCTCCTGGCGACCAATCTCAGCGAGATCATGGTGATGAGCGCAGCGACCCTTGGAGGGGCGGGGCCACCCTTAAACGTGATCCAGCTCCTCTGGATCAACCTGATCTCGGACATCTTCCCCGGCCTGGGGTTGGCCCTCGATCCCCCTGAACCGGACGTCTTTATTCAGCCTCCCCGTGATCCGAGGGAGCCGATCCTCCGGAGGGGCGATTTCAAACGGATCGGGGTCTCTGCGGCCCTTTTGTCTGCGGGCGCCCTGGGAGCATATGGATATGGATGGGCGCGCTACGGGGTCGGCCCCCGAGCCAGCACCCTGGCCTTCATGAGCCTGTGCATCGGCCAGATCCTTCACGCCCTCAGTTGTCGGTCGGATCAGAAGCCTTTGCTGGGCCTGGGTTCGGCGGACCGAGGACTTTCGCCGAATCGATTTCTCAACGTGGCGGTGGGAGGCAGCCTGGCCCTCCAGGTCGCCATTCCCTTCTTACCGGGGTTGAGGAGGCTGTTGGGCGTCACCCCCATTGGTTTCATCGACGCCTGGATGATCGGGTTCAGCGCCCTTTGGCCCCTGGTGATCCAAGAAAGGCTCAAACCGGGTTAG
- a CDS encoding multidrug efflux SMR transporter: MTPKDGGHALGAWGFLFLSGLFEVGWILSLKFTQGFTRPLPILFYALCGAGAAYFLSLALRSLPLSLSYAIWMGMGILGSHLFGVLFLKEPWSFLQGLFMLMILGGLIGLRFS, from the coding sequence ATGACCCCGAAGGACGGAGGGCACGCCCTCGGGGCCTGGGGCTTCCTCTTTCTGTCAGGCCTTTTTGAGGTCGGTTGGATCCTCAGCCTCAAATTTACCCAGGGCTTCACCCGACCTCTCCCCATCCTTTTCTATGCCCTTTGCGGCGCAGGGGCGGCCTACTTCCTCTCCTTGGCCCTGCGCTCTCTGCCGTTAAGCCTCTCCTATGCCATCTGGATGGGAATGGGCATCCTCGGAAGCCACCTCTTCGGAGTCCTCTTCCTCAAAGAGCCCTGGTCCTTCCTCCAGGGCCTCTTTATGTTGATGATCCTCGGAGGGCTCATCGGGTTGAGGTTCTCATAG
- a CDS encoding DUF3562 domain-containing protein, which translates to MTAETLYEDDLEKKQHLDAMQSLARDLKGVPEEVFQIYEAVLREYKKKARIKLYLSILVSKRVKELLDKGAFLS; encoded by the coding sequence ATGACTGCCGAAACGCTTTATGAGGATGACCTCGAAAAGAAGCAGCACCTGGACGCCATGCAGAGCTTGGCCAGGGACCTCAAAGGAGTTCCGGAGGAGGTTTTTCAGATCTATGAGGCCGTCCTGAGGGAGTATAAAAAGAAGGCAAGGATCAAGCTCTATCTCTCCATCCTCGTTTCGAAGCGGGTCAAAGAGCTTCTCGATAAGGGGGCTTTTTTGAGTTAG
- a CDS encoding SDR family oxidoreductase, which translates to MPNKIGHNPDYPDIRESDRLYQRALGLIPGGTQTLAKGPTQYVRGVAPKYLIRGRGCHVWDVDGNEYIDLNMGIGPISLGYAYEAVDRSIQKQLEDGITFSLMHPLEVEVAEQIRSLIPNAESVRFGKTGAEVTSAAIRLARAYTGRDKVLCCGYHGWHDWYISVTDRNKGVPRPVQGLTYTFNYNEIQTLEEALDEEIACVILEPVMFDPPKDRFLHRVAELCKRRGALLVFDEMWTGFRLALGGAQEYFGIVPDLACYSKAVANGMPLSILTGAKEIMRLLEREVFFYTTFGGEALSLAAARATLMEMVAKNVPVFLARQGRKLKEGYNQLAQSLKMDYTRCIGYDCRTLVIFDASAGDPLEMKSLVQQEMIKRGILWSGFHNVSFSHTDEDIDQILLAYQEVLPILKEAVSRGRVKDLLRGEVVEPVFRKTSQFHTKPKMKPDPTPNPPSANPPTTFHTAGGGEGTFVNRAIPPLFSLEGKVALVTGGTGLLGREHCRALSEFGAHVIVCDLHQDRCDALARTLPTPSIGIRTDVTDPDALRALLDRILLEFGRIDILVNNAAVNDAFESPLLTGEDSAFENYPLSLWRRMMEVNVTGVFLCSQILGAQMVKQGKGSIINIASTYGMVGPDQSIYRSPEGKQTFFKSPAYAASKGAILAFTRYLATTWGRTGVRVNALTPGGVENGQDNFFIQQYTLRTPLGRMARVDDLKGAIIFLASDASGYMTGANLVVDGGWTAW; encoded by the coding sequence ATGCCCAACAAGATCGGACACAACCCCGATTACCCCGACATTCGAGAATCCGACCGACTCTATCAGCGTGCCCTCGGCCTCATCCCCGGAGGGACGCAAACCCTTGCCAAGGGCCCCACTCAGTACGTAAGGGGGGTGGCCCCCAAATACCTCATCCGGGGCCGAGGCTGCCATGTCTGGGATGTGGACGGAAACGAATACATCGACCTCAACATGGGGATCGGCCCGATCTCTTTAGGCTATGCCTATGAGGCGGTCGATCGAAGCATCCAAAAACAGTTGGAGGACGGGATCACCTTCTCGTTGATGCATCCTCTCGAGGTGGAGGTGGCGGAACAGATCCGGAGCCTCATCCCCAATGCCGAATCGGTCCGGTTTGGCAAGACCGGGGCGGAGGTGACCAGTGCGGCCATCCGTCTGGCCAGGGCCTATACGGGCCGAGACAAGGTCCTCTGTTGCGGATATCACGGATGGCATGATTGGTATATCAGCGTGACCGATCGAAACAAGGGGGTCCCCCGGCCCGTTCAAGGGCTCACCTATACCTTCAACTACAACGAGATCCAAACGCTCGAGGAGGCCCTGGATGAGGAGATCGCCTGTGTGATCCTCGAACCGGTGATGTTCGATCCCCCCAAGGACCGATTCCTTCACCGGGTGGCCGAGCTCTGCAAGAGGAGGGGGGCCCTTCTCGTCTTCGATGAGATGTGGACCGGCTTTCGGTTGGCCCTGGGAGGCGCCCAGGAATATTTCGGGATCGTCCCTGACCTGGCCTGTTACTCAAAGGCAGTCGCCAACGGCATGCCCCTCTCGATCTTAACGGGAGCAAAGGAGATCATGAGGCTTCTGGAGAGGGAGGTCTTCTTCTATACCACCTTCGGCGGAGAGGCCCTCTCCCTGGCGGCTGCCCGGGCGACCCTGATGGAGATGGTGGCCAAAAACGTCCCCGTGTTTCTCGCCCGTCAGGGAAGGAAGCTCAAAGAGGGGTATAATCAGTTGGCCCAGTCCCTCAAGATGGATTACACCCGTTGCATCGGATACGATTGCCGGACGTTGGTCATCTTCGATGCCTCGGCCGGAGATCCCCTGGAGATGAAATCCCTGGTGCAACAGGAGATGATCAAAAGGGGAATCCTTTGGTCGGGATTTCATAACGTCTCCTTCTCCCACACCGATGAAGACATCGATCAGATCCTTCTGGCCTATCAGGAGGTCCTCCCCATCCTGAAGGAAGCCGTATCCCGAGGACGGGTGAAGGACCTTCTCAGGGGAGAGGTGGTCGAGCCGGTATTTCGGAAGACCAGCCAGTTTCACACCAAACCGAAGATGAAACCCGACCCGACCCCAAATCCCCCCTCGGCCAATCCTCCAACGACCTTCCACACGGCCGGGGGCGGAGAAGGGACCTTTGTTAATAGGGCCATCCCCCCTCTCTTCTCCTTGGAGGGAAAGGTGGCGCTCGTCACCGGAGGAACCGGCCTCCTCGGAAGAGAGCACTGCAGGGCCCTTTCGGAATTTGGGGCCCACGTGATCGTTTGCGACCTCCACCAGGACCGGTGCGACGCCCTTGCCAGGACCCTTCCGACCCCGTCGATCGGCATTCGGACAGATGTCACCGACCCCGATGCCCTCCGGGCCCTCTTAGACCGGATCCTCCTCGAATTCGGTCGGATCGATATCCTGGTCAACAACGCTGCGGTCAACGATGCCTTCGAATCGCCCCTCCTGACAGGTGAGGACTCCGCCTTTGAGAATTATCCCCTCTCGCTGTGGCGGAGGATGATGGAGGTCAATGTGACGGGAGTCTTCCTCTGTTCCCAGATCCTTGGGGCACAAATGGTGAAGCAAGGGAAGGGAAGCATCATCAATATCGCCTCCACCTACGGCATGGTGGGACCGGACCAATCGATCTACCGATCTCCCGAGGGGAAACAGACCTTCTTTAAATCCCCTGCCTATGCCGCAAGCAAGGGGGCCATCCTCGCCTTCACCCGTTACCTGGCAACCACCTGGGGTCGTACCGGCGTCAGGGTTAACGCCTTGACGCCCGGTGGGGTGGAAAACGGCCAGGATAACTTCTTCATCCAACAATATACCCTCAGGACACCCTTGGGCCGGATGGCCAGGGTGGACGATCTCAAAGGGGCGATCATCTTCCTGGCCAGCGATGCCTCAGGTTATATGACCGGCGCCAATCTCGTCGTCGATGGAGGTTGGACAGCCTGGTAG
- a CDS encoding N-acetylneuraminate synthase family protein, which yields MQGQQSVRKVKVGHRWVGEGEPVFVIAEIGINHNGSLELAKKLIDGALFAGCDAVKFQKRTPVLSVPKHQWFVERDTPWGRMTYIDYRHKMEFGWEEYQEIDRYCRSRGILWFASCWDEVAVDFIEQFDPPLHKVPSACLTDRSLLLRMRRTGKPLILSTGMSTQEEIDEAVAWIGTENLLIAHSTSSYPCRLEELNLRMILTLKEKYPLNPIGYSGHETGLAPTWAAVTMGASFVERHITLDRAMWGTDQAASVEVIGFHRLVSNIRDIERSLGDGIKRVYESEQEVMKKLRRPPAWVHERKESEVAFQ from the coding sequence ATGCAAGGTCAACAGAGCGTTCGAAAGGTCAAGGTGGGTCACCGGTGGGTCGGAGAGGGAGAGCCGGTCTTCGTCATCGCAGAGATCGGGATCAACCACAATGGCTCCCTCGAGCTGGCCAAAAAGCTGATCGACGGCGCCCTCTTCGCTGGGTGCGACGCGGTGAAATTTCAGAAGAGGACTCCCGTCCTCTCGGTCCCGAAACATCAGTGGTTCGTCGAACGCGACACCCCCTGGGGCCGCATGACCTATATCGATTATCGACACAAGATGGAATTTGGTTGGGAAGAGTACCAAGAGATCGACCGATACTGTCGGAGCCGGGGGATCCTCTGGTTTGCCTCCTGCTGGGATGAGGTCGCGGTCGACTTCATCGAACAGTTCGATCCCCCCCTTCATAAGGTCCCATCGGCCTGTTTGACGGACCGATCCTTGCTCCTCCGGATGAGGCGGACCGGAAAACCGTTGATCCTCTCCACCGGGATGTCCACCCAGGAGGAGATCGACGAGGCAGTGGCGTGGATCGGGACAGAGAACCTCCTCATCGCCCATTCGACCTCCTCCTACCCCTGCCGCCTGGAAGAGCTCAATCTCCGGATGATTCTGACCCTCAAGGAGAAGTATCCCCTCAACCCCATCGGTTATTCGGGTCACGAAACCGGCCTTGCCCCGACCTGGGCCGCGGTGACGATGGGGGCCTCCTTTGTGGAAAGGCACATCACCCTTGACCGGGCGATGTGGGGAACGGATCAGGCCGCCTCCGTCGAGGTCATCGGGTTTCATCGGCTCGTCTCCAATATCCGGGATATCGAAAGATCGTTAGGGGATGGGATCAAAAGGGTCTATGAGAGTGAGCAGGAGGTGATGAAGAAACTTCGACGTCCCCCTGCCTGGGTTCACGAGAGAAAGGAATCCGAGGTGGCTTTTCAATGA